In Myxococcales bacterium, a single genomic region encodes these proteins:
- a CDS encoding thioredoxin family protein, translating into MARSITQRMLGGPAVFAFALAASGCGRSTPAPAPQQAPSSSAPMAPASRASAVALPFIEDDYPRALREARRTGRAIFVDVWAPWCHTCLSLKQYVLTDPSLAPHAARFVWLSIDSERPENAALVERLRITALPTLTIVEPARETEAWTWRGALTAKELVGSLSMVEERLRNPGSQADLEAAELAARSGREGEALDAYKRALAAATGEARGPVADAFVTLLDAQKRFADCAAVAAQVGPSLPEGTYRVDLAITGAHCSVEATAGKDKSGAAAHAAAAPFIRELRLLSGGTSSAVLADDRSSAFEALVSTLRETGDAEGAKAAAREWALMLEGAAGKAKTAAERVVFDAHRLGAYIELGEPARALPMLEASERDFPDDYNPSARRARALLELGRLDDATKAAERALERAYGPRRLRLFILKADISKKRGDRTAERASLDDALADAKRLSLRDSYRKLVESIEARRKALP; encoded by the coding sequence ATGGCTCGCTCCATCACGCAGCGCATGCTCGGGGGGCCGGCGGTGTTCGCGTTCGCGTTGGCCGCGAGCGGCTGCGGGCGGTCGACGCCGGCGCCGGCACCGCAGCAAGCGCCGTCATCCTCGGCTCCAATGGCTCCCGCTTCCCGCGCCTCCGCGGTCGCGCTGCCCTTCATCGAAGATGATTACCCGCGCGCCCTTCGCGAAGCGCGACGCACCGGCCGAGCCATCTTCGTCGACGTGTGGGCGCCGTGGTGTCACACGTGCCTCAGCCTCAAGCAATACGTCCTCACCGATCCGTCGCTCGCGCCGCACGCAGCTCGCTTCGTGTGGCTCTCCATCGACTCGGAGCGACCTGAGAACGCAGCGCTCGTCGAGCGGCTCCGAATCACTGCGCTGCCCACGCTCACGATCGTGGAGCCTGCGCGCGAAACGGAGGCTTGGACGTGGCGCGGCGCGTTGACGGCCAAAGAGCTCGTCGGCTCTCTCTCCATGGTGGAGGAGCGGCTGCGCAATCCCGGGAGTCAAGCCGACCTCGAAGCCGCCGAGCTCGCGGCTCGGAGCGGGCGTGAGGGCGAAGCGCTGGACGCCTACAAGCGAGCGCTCGCGGCAGCGACCGGTGAAGCCCGTGGACCGGTGGCCGACGCCTTCGTCACGCTGCTCGATGCGCAAAAGCGATTCGCCGATTGCGCGGCGGTGGCTGCGCAAGTGGGGCCATCGCTGCCCGAAGGGACCTACCGCGTGGACCTCGCGATCACCGGCGCTCACTGCTCCGTCGAGGCGACGGCGGGGAAGGATAAGTCGGGGGCCGCCGCGCACGCCGCGGCAGCACCCTTCATCCGGGAGCTTCGTCTCCTTTCCGGCGGGACATCGTCGGCGGTGCTCGCCGACGACCGATCGAGCGCCTTCGAGGCACTCGTCAGCACGCTGCGCGAAACCGGCGACGCGGAGGGCGCGAAGGCCGCGGCCCGGGAGTGGGCCCTCATGCTCGAGGGCGCGGCGGGCAAGGCGAAGACCGCGGCCGAGCGCGTCGTCTTCGACGCCCATCGGCTGGGCGCGTACATCGAGCTGGGCGAGCCGGCGCGCGCCCTTCCGATGCTGGAGGCGTCGGAGCGCGACTTTCCCGACGACTACAACCCGAGCGCGCGAAGGGCTCGTGCGCTCCTTGAGCTCGGTCGCCTCGACGACGCCACGAAGGCCGCCGAGCGCGCACTCGAGCGCGCCTACGGCCCGCGACGCCTTCGGCTGTTCATCCTGAAGGCCGACATCAGCAAGAAACGCGGAGACCGAACCGCCGAGCGCGCGAGCCTCGACGACGCGCTGGCCGACGCCAAGCGGCTCTCGTTGCGCGACAGCTACCGGAAACTCGTCGAATCCATCGAAGC